From a single Calothrix sp. NIES-2098 genomic region:
- a CDS encoding penicillin-binding protein 1C — protein MKLTSRWASKFTQKVWRRLNRSRSGKTFLALLLLCLVVRLMPYFAPVRATDIQQNQLAMQFSDRNGLPLGTILTRDREHTAVVPLDRVSPQFIQAILAAEDGSFYHHGALDLKAVVRAIQEAIHAKKIVSGASTITMQLSRMLDPVPRNLSGKLREIWLAWRLTAGMNKDEILAAYINRLPMGGNIYGVEAAARTYFSIPASDLNLAQASLLAAIPNNPTYFDPLEHWERLKQRQKYVLNQMVRDRYITSSLAERAATEKVVFQSRQRGIIAAPHFLFWLASQQSTSTPQGEGVIRTTIDRPLQKFVEAQVQQVISSLATNNVHDAAALVIDNHTGEVLAYVGSPDYFNEAKLGRNDGVQALRQPGSTLKPFVYELALEKGVIRPNTILADVPAYYAIPGAKLYSPTDYTQTFLGPVRIRVALANSLNVPAVRVLEKVGVPTFLEYLRQLGFEHLNQTPEYYGLGLTLGSGEVSLWELARAYVTMAREGESASLVTTYSNSAIQNPKPQITPLASSRQSRPTQWLPNPTTWQLIIDMLSDRHARATAFGVDSVLNLPFPSAVKTGTSSNFRDTWTVGFTTDYTVATWVGNFNGEPMRQVSGVTGAAPLWNRIMLHLHEHQEPSSFTPPHGLVQLPICAISGLKPTPNCASVVQEYFYPEDKIAYETQQPGNLPAEYDEWLAKQQQSTFNTSNLRILSPHNGDSFLLYPGEQTTQKLQFKLVGKAVEPVEWRLNGEKLAMDSANSLFWDLRPGKWTLEARSGESSDKVSFLVQLATTKSTRRGFSVVNSQVGNQHP, from the coding sequence ATGAAATTAACTTCACGTTGGGCGAGCAAATTTACGCAAAAAGTTTGGCGGAGGTTGAATCGCAGCAGAAGCGGTAAGACATTCTTAGCTTTGCTGTTGCTGTGCTTGGTGGTGCGCCTAATGCCATATTTTGCGCCTGTTCGGGCTACGGATATTCAGCAAAATCAGTTAGCGATGCAATTTAGCGATCGCAATGGGCTACCCTTAGGAACTATACTCACCCGCGATCGCGAACATACAGCAGTAGTCCCGTTAGATCGAGTTTCCCCTCAATTTATTCAGGCGATTTTAGCTGCTGAAGATGGTAGCTTCTATCATCATGGGGCGTTGGATTTAAAAGCAGTTGTCCGCGCTATTCAAGAAGCGATTCACGCCAAAAAAATTGTCTCTGGTGCTTCGACAATTACTATGCAGTTGTCGCGGATGTTAGATCCTGTTCCCCGCAATCTTTCAGGGAAGCTGCGGGAGATTTGGTTAGCTTGGCGGTTAACTGCTGGGATGAATAAGGATGAAATTCTCGCGGCTTATATTAATCGTTTACCAATGGGGGGAAATATTTACGGTGTGGAAGCAGCAGCCCGTACTTATTTTTCGATTCCAGCCAGCGATTTGAATCTGGCTCAAGCTAGTCTTTTAGCAGCTATCCCCAATAATCCTACATACTTTGACCCGTTAGAGCATTGGGAACGGTTAAAGCAGCGTCAAAAATACGTTCTCAATCAGATGGTACGCGATCGCTACATTACTTCCTCGTTAGCAGAACGCGCAGCTACAGAAAAAGTTGTGTTTCAATCTCGTCAACGAGGAATTATTGCTGCACCTCACTTTTTATTTTGGTTAGCGAGTCAGCAAAGTACTTCAACGCCACAAGGGGAGGGAGTAATCCGCACTACAATAGATAGACCTCTACAAAAATTTGTCGAAGCACAGGTACAACAGGTAATCTCTTCTCTGGCTACTAATAACGTCCATGATGCAGCAGCTTTAGTAATTGACAACCACACTGGGGAAGTATTGGCTTATGTTGGTTCGCCGGATTACTTTAATGAAGCCAAACTCGGACGCAATGATGGAGTACAAGCGCTGCGTCAACCAGGTTCTACCCTTAAGCCGTTTGTGTATGAATTGGCTTTGGAAAAAGGTGTAATTCGCCCGAATACGATTTTGGCTGATGTCCCTGCTTACTACGCGATTCCAGGTGCAAAATTGTATAGCCCTACAGATTATACCCAAACTTTTCTCGGCCCGGTGCGGATACGGGTTGCTTTGGCAAATTCCTTGAATGTCCCCGCCGTTAGGGTATTAGAAAAGGTAGGCGTGCCAACTTTCTTAGAATATCTGCGTCAATTGGGTTTTGAACACCTCAATCAAACCCCCGAATATTATGGTTTAGGTTTGACTTTGGGTAGTGGCGAAGTCAGTCTTTGGGAATTAGCTAGGGCGTATGTCACTATGGCGCGAGAAGGTGAATCTGCATCTCTAGTTACTACATATTCCAATTCTGCAATCCAAAATCCAAAACCTCAAATCACGCCACTTGCTTCAAGTCGGCAAAGCCGCCCAACGCAGTGGCTCCCAAATCCAACGACATGGCAATTAATTATTGATATGTTGAGCGATCGCCATGCCCGTGCCACGGCATTTGGTGTAGACTCAGTATTAAATTTACCCTTCCCATCTGCGGTTAAAACTGGCACTTCTTCAAATTTCCGCGATACGTGGACAGTTGGCTTTACTACCGATTACACCGTCGCTACCTGGGTAGGAAATTTTAATGGCGAACCAATGCGCCAGGTATCAGGAGTGACAGGGGCGGCTCCCTTGTGGAATCGTATTATGTTACATCTGCACGAGCATCAAGAACCATCGAGTTTTACACCTCCTCACGGTTTAGTGCAATTACCTATCTGTGCAATTTCTGGGTTAAAACCTACACCAAATTGTGCTTCAGTCGTGCAGGAATATTTTTATCCAGAAGACAAAATTGCCTACGAAACTCAACAACCAGGCAATTTACCAGCAGAATATGATGAATGGTTAGCTAAACAGCAACAATCAACATTTAATACTAGTAATTTAAGGATTTTATCTCCTCATAATGGCGATTCATTTTTGCTGTATCCAGGGGAACAAACAACGCAGAAACTACAGTTTAAGCTAGTAGGAAAGGCAGTTGAACCTGTAGAGTGGCGGTTAAATGGAGAAAAGCTAGCTATGGATTCAGCTAATTCTTTATTTTGGGATCTGCGCCCTGGGAAGTGGACATTGGAAGCCAGAAGTGGAGAAAGTAGCGATAAAGTTAGCTTTCTGGTGCAGTTAGCTACTACCAAATCTACACGTCGTGGTTTTTCGGTTGTAAATTCTCAGGTGGGTAATCAGCACCCATAA
- a CDS encoding transposase: MELLVIPKDKAVHIVVDSTGVKVYGEGEWKVRTHGLGKRQTWRKLHLGVDEANDEILGAVVMTLTMANALLIFEAL; encoded by the coding sequence GTGGAACTGCTAGTAATCCCAAAGGACAAAGCTGTTCATATTGTAGTGGATTCAACTGGTGTCAAGGTCTATGGTGAAGGCGAGTGGAAAGTCCGCACACATGGATTAGGCAAAAGACAGACTTGGCGCAAGTTGCATCTAGGAGTTGATGAGGCAAATGACGAAATTCTGGGTGCGGTGGTAATGACTCTAACAATGGCAAATGCACTGCTCATATTTGAAGCTTTATGA
- a CDS encoding putative cyanate ABC transporter, substrate binding protein translates to MYTRRNFLKYASIGATTALATMGWDSIIQPAASQGTINVKLGAVTGINSIDVWIPEDLGFFQAAGLNAEVITFQSSAKMRDALIAGEIDFSAQAPLHVYLSRLKGVPLNVVANRRNLVDTSLIVRSDLRSQIKSVADLKGRRISAGEIGTWSWAVLVKYLRQNGLSDKDVEYVQSTTASTYSLLKTRQADAAIAGAPDLHRLLKEGTVFQLLNALDPKVHQKYFGAREAMTRAWLSHQRVTEQKPEAVKRLIVAVNRTFTYMHQTQPEQILKAVGKRFDSANLDAILTGLRTELKRSVPKNASISQSAYLADQKVFYDTGIIKKLVPYSQAVFDKFAGNRA, encoded by the coding sequence ATGTATACACGTAGAAACTTTTTAAAATATGCGTCCATAGGAGCAACCACCGCTCTAGCTACAATGGGTTGGGACAGCATCATCCAGCCCGCAGCCAGTCAGGGAACTATTAATGTCAAGTTGGGAGCAGTAACTGGTATTAACTCCATTGATGTTTGGATTCCCGAAGATTTAGGTTTTTTCCAAGCTGCTGGTTTAAATGCAGAAGTAATTACATTTCAAAGTAGTGCCAAAATGCGAGATGCTTTGATTGCTGGAGAAATTGATTTCTCGGCACAAGCACCTTTACATGTTTATCTGTCTCGCCTGAAAGGTGTACCTTTGAATGTTGTAGCTAATCGTCGCAATCTTGTTGATACTTCTTTAATTGTACGTTCTGATTTACGCTCTCAAATTAAGTCAGTTGCTGACCTTAAAGGTAGAAGAATTTCGGCAGGTGAAATTGGTACTTGGAGTTGGGCAGTATTAGTCAAATATCTGCGTCAAAATGGTCTGAGCGATAAAGATGTTGAATATGTGCAAAGTACAACTGCATCTACCTATAGCCTGCTAAAAACTCGTCAGGCTGATGCAGCTATTGCAGGTGCGCCTGATTTGCACAGATTACTTAAAGAAGGAACAGTATTTCAACTACTAAATGCCCTCGATCCCAAGGTGCATCAAAAATATTTTGGTGCTAGGGAAGCTATGACTCGTGCATGGCTCAGTCATCAGCGCGTCACTGAGCAAAAACCCGAAGCAGTTAAAAGGTTGATTGTTGCAGTCAATCGCACTTTCACATATATGCACCAAACTCAGCCAGAACAAATCCTCAAAGCAGTGGGTAAACGCTTTGATAGTGCAAATTTAGATGCTATTTTGACAGGTCTTCGTACTGAACTCAAGCGCTCAGTTCCCAAAAATGCCTCGATTAGTCAGTCTGCATATCTTGCAGATCAAAAAGTATTTTACGACACGGGAATTATTAAGAAATTAGTTCCCTATTCTCAAGCAGTGTTCGATAAATTTGCTGGAAATAGAGCATAG
- a CDS encoding ABC transporter ATP-binding protein codes for MPNSMIETQNLSISYWSKNKRIEALHDVSLSINAGEFVTLIGPSGCGKSTLLNVIAGLISSGTEVQGTFNTSGIKQIGYLFQKQTLLPWRTVLDNVTAPLEIRGVSRTEGRRKALALLEKYGLSGFEHSFPRELSGGMQQRVLLIRTLIYEPDVVLLDEPLSSLDAQTRALLQDEFLRLWRDTGCTFLLVTHDLDEAIALSQRVFLLSSRPGTIVKEFEINLPKDRSAIAIRTDSQFQTIQREMWSDLTKQVLQQQDQGFALFQR; via the coding sequence ATGCCCAATTCAATGATTGAAACTCAAAATCTCTCCATTTCTTATTGGAGTAAAAATAAGCGGATTGAAGCTTTACATGATGTCAGTTTGAGCATCAATGCTGGTGAATTTGTCACACTTATTGGCCCTAGTGGTTGCGGTAAGAGTACATTATTAAATGTGATTGCAGGGTTAATTAGTTCTGGTACAGAGGTACAAGGGACTTTTAATACCAGTGGTATCAAACAAATTGGCTACTTGTTTCAAAAGCAAACTTTGCTACCCTGGCGCACAGTTTTAGATAATGTTACGGCTCCTTTAGAGATTCGTGGTGTATCTCGAACTGAAGGAAGAAGAAAAGCCTTAGCGCTACTGGAAAAATATGGTTTGTCTGGTTTTGAACATAGTTTTCCCAGAGAACTATCGGGGGGTATGCAGCAGCGTGTGTTGCTGATTCGGACGCTGATTTATGAACCCGATGTAGTTTTACTTGATGAACCTCTGAGTAGTCTAGATGCTCAAACACGCGCTTTGTTACAGGATGAATTTTTGCGATTATGGCGTGATACAGGATGTACCTTTTTATTGGTAACTCATGACCTGGATGAAGCGATCGCACTTTCCCAGAGAGTATTTTTATTAAGCTCCCGTCCTGGCACAATTGTCAAGGAATTTGAGATTAATTTACCAAAAGACCGATCTGCGATCGCGATTCGCACTGATTCTCAATTTCAAACTATCCAGCGTGAGATGTGGTCAGATTTAACTAAACAGGTATTACAACAACAAGACCAAGGATTCGCACTCTTTCAACGCTAA
- a CDS encoding putative ABC transporter permease protein, giving the protein MRTTRNPSVSVEQSALSANHKQTKISGSIPNTITWGQRIIQLAIQLTPLVVILVIWELGTGAFGVPQFIEPALVGKPSLIVKELQQLFSEGTVFKHVFVTFQEAMGGLILAMTGGISLGILLAYSPQGAIITLPYVQVFNSIPRIALAPFFIVWFGIGLLSKILLAALAAFFPIFFTTYQGLQSIERELVAAFQVMGANRWQILRMVVLPSVLSWVIAGIRTSLGMALVGALVAEYIGSTKGLGYLLMAAQGTLNVDKAWSILIVLAFISVLLDWGVRVLEAYLLRWRPNTREL; this is encoded by the coding sequence ATGAGAACTACCCGCAATCCCAGCGTATCTGTTGAACAATCTGCGCTTTCTGCTAATCATAAACAGACAAAAATTTCTGGTTCTATTCCCAACACAATTACCTGGGGTCAACGCATAATACAATTAGCAATCCAACTCACGCCTTTAGTAGTAATTTTAGTTATTTGGGAACTGGGTACAGGCGCGTTTGGCGTTCCTCAATTTATTGAACCTGCTCTTGTTGGTAAACCAAGTCTGATTGTCAAAGAATTACAGCAACTATTTTCTGAAGGAACAGTATTTAAACACGTCTTTGTCACCTTTCAAGAAGCGATGGGTGGGCTAATTTTAGCCATGACTGGAGGTATAAGTTTAGGAATTTTATTAGCTTATTCTCCACAAGGAGCAATTATAACTTTACCTTACGTCCAAGTCTTTAATTCTATACCTCGTATTGCCCTAGCGCCCTTTTTTATTGTTTGGTTTGGTATAGGATTACTCTCCAAAATTTTGCTTGCAGCTTTAGCCGCTTTTTTCCCCATCTTTTTTACCACATATCAAGGACTTCAGAGCATAGAACGCGAATTAGTTGCAGCATTTCAAGTCATGGGTGCTAATCGCTGGCAAATATTACGGATGGTTGTATTACCTTCAGTTCTGAGTTGGGTAATTGCAGGGATTCGCACAAGTTTAGGTATGGCTTTAGTCGGTGCGCTTGTAGCTGAATATATCGGTTCTACTAAAGGTTTAGGTTATCTCTTAATGGCAGCACAAGGAACATTGAATGTTGATAAAGCTTGGTCAATATTAATAGTTTTAGCATTTATTAGTGTTTTACTCGATTGGGGCGTTCGGGTTTTAGAAGCGTATCTTTTACGCTGGCGACCTAATACTAGAGAATTGTAA
- a CDS encoding GCN5-related N-acetyltransferase, with protein sequence MELISYSYESQASLEEFLEIMYSYRGYKFDPTGLHADIRNIKNIYQNPGGNFWIMIENGAVIGSIGLKILNKIDKIGEIKRYFVLPLYQGKGIGKLLIKHLLLNAQKTELNILRLDTMRKSIAARKIFEKYGFQEINKYNDNEIAEIFMELKLKI encoded by the coding sequence ATGGAATTAATCTCATACAGTTACGAATCCCAGGCTAGTTTAGAAGAATTTTTGGAAATAATGTATTCGTACAGAGGATATAAATTTGATCCAACTGGCTTACATGCGGATATAAGAAATATTAAAAATATATACCAAAATCCAGGTGGAAACTTCTGGATAATGATTGAAAATGGCGCAGTAATTGGAAGTATTGGATTAAAGATATTAAACAAAATAGATAAAATAGGAGAGATTAAAAGATACTTTGTTTTACCTTTGTATCAGGGTAAAGGAATAGGTAAATTATTAATAAAACATTTATTATTGAATGCCCAAAAAACCGAATTAAATATATTAAGGTTGGATACGATGAGAAAATCTATTGCAGCCAGGAAGATATTTGAAAAATATGGATTTCAAGAAATTAATAAATATAATGATAATGAAATAGCAGAAATATTTATGGAACTCAAATTAAAAATTTAA
- a CDS encoding alkanesulfonate monooxygenase, whose product MTAIDTTSSKTSIIGPADYLESPLSQALKQPILLGLFLPIHHGGWSSSTLPRTTDWSFDYNAKLTQKAEELGFDLVFGYSHWQPKGGLGPTRTEAGLDAFIATASLASITSRIILIATIHVLYGPWHPVHLAKFGATLDHISQGRWGINVVTGHRAYEHELFGWSQIEHDRHYELADEFVTVLERLWSETENFSYTSQSSWQFKDAYISPRPLYGRPILVNATGSDAGINFAGRHSDIVFITSPAGGDIESALASLPAHTARVKQSAIDKGRQVRTLLNPLIVVRETEKEAEAYAQAIIDQADRESIAGRSRFTSDAHAWRGHQKGNLRHGVGSAIGGNVQLIGSPEQITEQLLQLNKAGVDGFQLAFYDFEPDLDFFGKRVLPLLKEAGLRL is encoded by the coding sequence ATGACTGCAATTGACACTACTTCCTCAAAAACAAGTATTATCGGCCCCGCAGACTATCTTGAAAGTCCATTATCCCAAGCTCTCAAGCAACCTATTCTACTAGGATTATTCTTGCCAATTCATCATGGTGGCTGGAGTTCGTCAACTCTACCACGCACTACCGATTGGTCATTTGATTACAATGCCAAGCTGACCCAAAAGGCGGAAGAATTGGGTTTTGACTTGGTGTTTGGTTACTCTCATTGGCAACCAAAGGGCGGACTTGGCCCCACACGCACAGAAGCTGGTTTAGATGCATTTATCGCTACTGCATCCCTTGCCAGTATTACTTCACGCATTATTTTAATTGCTACAATTCACGTTCTTTACGGCCCTTGGCATCCTGTCCATCTGGCTAAATTTGGTGCAACTCTTGACCACATTTCCCAAGGTCGCTGGGGAATTAATGTGGTGACTGGACACCGTGCTTATGAACATGAACTATTCGGTTGGAGTCAAATCGAACACGATCGCCATTATGAACTCGCTGATGAATTTGTCACTGTCTTAGAACGGCTATGGTCGGAAACGGAGAATTTTTCTTACACAAGTCAGTCTTCCTGGCAGTTTAAAGATGCCTATATTAGCCCCCGACCACTTTATGGACGGCCTATCCTGGTCAATGCTACTGGTTCGGACGCTGGTATCAATTTCGCTGGTCGCCACTCTGATATCGTGTTTATTACTAGTCCTGCTGGTGGCGATATTGAAAGCGCACTTGCATCATTACCAGCACACACCGCCCGCGTCAAACAGTCGGCGATAGACAAGGGGCGACAAGTAAGGACTTTGCTAAATCCTCTGATTGTTGTGCGTGAGACAGAAAAAGAAGCAGAAGCATACGCCCAAGCAATTATTGATCAAGCCGATCGCGAGTCGATAGCTGGACGTTCTCGTTTCACTAGCGATGCACACGCCTGGAGAGGACATCAGAAGGGCAATCTACGTCATGGTGTCGGTAGTGCGATCGGTGGTAATGTTCAATTGATTGGTTCGCCAGAGCAAATTACTGAGCAACTCTTGCAACTAAATAAAGCTGGTGTTGATGGTTTCCAACTCGCCTTTTATGATTTCGAGCCGGATCTTGATTTCTTTGGTAAGCGCGTTTTACCACTACTCAAAGAGGCAGGACTGAGACTGTAA
- a CDS encoding aliphatic sulfonates ABC transporter substrate-binding protein, producing the protein MTHEPNKQIGRHQKNTLPVCSWKKTLLFLAVVFGSSLLTTACSSAKSDQSATTSANSQPQASAVNQSAKNGNSTTIKIGYVKWALLPIVRERGTLEKDLASQNIQINWVGPFPNFAPLLETLNARSTDIASGGSIPAITGLAGGADICLIAYRPPDLKSQTIVIPKNSPVRQVSDLVGKKVAVNKGGGGELALLQALKQAKIPENKVERVYLGPTDALPAFLQGHVDAWAIWDPGLSTAEEQYGARRLVENNPAPSYGVYVVRRPVLAEHPQAVKAIIDILKQEGEWATNNPEKSATILEKAMGLSAPVIKRVVANRPPEQVRPFDAKVIADIQEVADWMVEQKVIPKRVDVASAVCPAVN; encoded by the coding sequence ATGACTCATGAACCTAACAAGCAGATAGGAAGACATCAAAAAAATACTCTCCCTGTCTGTTCTTGGAAAAAAACCCTTTTATTTCTCGCTGTTGTTTTTGGCTCCAGTCTACTGACAACTGCTTGCAGTTCCGCCAAAAGTGATCAATCCGCCACTACGTCTGCTAATAGTCAACCCCAAGCCTCCGCAGTCAATCAGTCTGCTAAAAATGGAAATTCCACCACCATCAAAATTGGTTACGTCAAGTGGGCATTACTCCCAATTGTCAGAGAACGTGGCACTCTAGAAAAAGACCTCGCCTCTCAAAATATTCAAATTAACTGGGTAGGCCCTTTCCCTAACTTTGCCCCTCTTTTAGAAACACTCAACGCCCGGAGTACAGATATTGCTTCAGGTGGCAGTATTCCAGCGATTACGGGTCTAGCAGGTGGCGCAGACATTTGTTTAATTGCATATCGTCCTCCAGATCTAAAATCACAAACTATTGTGATCCCAAAAAATTCTCCGGTGCGCCAGGTTAGCGATTTGGTAGGTAAAAAAGTTGCGGTTAATAAGGGGGGAGGGGGTGAACTTGCACTTCTACAAGCACTGAAACAGGCGAAGATACCTGAAAACAAAGTTGAGCGAGTTTATCTGGGGCCAACTGACGCTCTACCTGCTTTCCTTCAAGGACATGTAGATGCCTGGGCAATTTGGGACCCAGGACTTTCAACAGCAGAAGAGCAGTATGGCGCTCGTCGTCTTGTAGAAAACAATCCTGCTCCTAGCTATGGAGTCTATGTAGTTCGTCGTCCCGTATTAGCTGAACATCCTCAAGCAGTAAAAGCGATTATAGACATCCTCAAACAAGAGGGAGAATGGGCAACTAACAATCCCGAAAAGTCTGCCACCATCTTAGAAAAAGCGATGGGGTTATCGGCTCCTGTCATTAAACGAGTAGTTGCTAACCGACCACCTGAACAAGTACGGCCTTTTGATGCGAAGGTAATTGCTGATATCCAAGAAGTTGCTGATTGGATGGTGGAACAAAAAGTTATTCCCAAACGGGTAGATGTGGCTTCAGCAGTCTGTCCTGCGGTGAATTAG
- a CDS encoding xenobiotic compound monooxygenase A subunit yields the protein MGRGDKEFWILDWNPKLFPMPHAQSPIMKQMHLVGFMHSSHVVLSHAIWRHPQTELGFLGAEFYQHIAQTLERGKFDMVFFADALAFPDRHGNSFELGLKYGAQGVVRLDPILTATAMALATQSIGVGITRSTSYYQPYDLARMFASLDHLSKGRAAWNIVTSSRNSEAQNFGLEKHLEHDRRYEKAAEFVEVVTKLWDSWQDDALILDKESGLFADPSKVNYVNHVGEWFKVRGPLTVPRSPQGRPVLIQAGGSERGKDFAAQWGEVIFEIKHTPAQMKAFYQDLKSRLGKFGRNPDECKILPAITPFIGETEAIAKEKQALHNELIHPEVGIFTLSSHMDYDFSQHDLDAPIADITVNGTQGIFQAARELSQSEGLTLRDIGKLYGQGVLTPHIVGTPEQIADQLEALFKDETCDGFVISPAYLPGTFTEFVDTVVPELQRRGLFRTEYSGATLKDHLRSPSVRPLAKV from the coding sequence ATGGGCAGAGGAGACAAGGAATTTTGGATTTTAGATTGGAATCCAAAATTGTTTCCAATGCCCCATGCCCAATCCCCAATTATGAAACAAATGCATCTTGTCGGCTTCATGCACTCGTCCCATGTAGTTCTCAGCCATGCTATTTGGCGACATCCCCAGACGGAACTGGGCTTTTTGGGGGCGGAATTTTATCAACACATTGCCCAAACTCTAGAGCGTGGCAAGTTCGATATGGTGTTTTTTGCCGATGCCCTAGCATTTCCCGATCGCCACGGTAATAGCTTTGAGTTGGGGTTGAAGTATGGCGCGCAAGGGGTGGTACGTCTCGATCCCATTTTGACGGCTACGGCGATGGCGCTGGCAACGCAATCCATTGGTGTGGGTATTACCCGTTCTACTTCTTACTATCAGCCTTACGATCTAGCGCGGATGTTTGCCTCTCTGGATCATCTTTCTAAGGGACGGGCGGCTTGGAATATCGTTACCTCTAGCCGCAACTCAGAGGCGCAGAACTTTGGTTTAGAAAAGCATCTAGAACACGATCGCCGTTATGAAAAAGCCGCAGAATTTGTTGAGGTGGTAACGAAACTCTGGGATAGTTGGCAAGATGATGCGCTGATTTTAGATAAAGAAAGCGGTTTGTTTGCCGATCCCAGCAAGGTGAATTATGTAAACCATGTAGGCGAATGGTTTAAGGTACGGGGGCCTTTGACAGTACCGCGATCGCCTCAAGGTCGTCCTGTATTAATTCAAGCTGGTGGTTCCGAACGAGGAAAAGATTTTGCCGCTCAGTGGGGTGAGGTGATTTTTGAGATTAAACATACACCCGCCCAAATGAAAGCTTTTTATCAGGATCTAAAGTCGCGCCTTGGTAAGTTTGGCAGAAATCCTGATGAGTGTAAAATTTTACCTGCAATTACACCTTTTATTGGCGAAACAGAAGCTATTGCAAAGGAAAAACAAGCTTTACACAACGAGTTGATTCATCCCGAAGTTGGAATCTTTACTTTGTCGAGCCACATGGATTACGACTTTTCCCAACATGATCTCGATGCGCCAATTGCAGATATCACCGTCAATGGAACTCAAGGAATTTTTCAAGCCGCTAGGGAATTGAGTCAATCAGAAGGTTTAACACTGCGAGATATCGGTAAACTCTACGGTCAAGGAGTCTTAACACCCCACATTGTCGGCACACCAGAACAAATTGCGGATCAATTAGAAGCCTTATTTAAAGATGAAACCTGCGATGGCTTTGTGATTTCGCCAGCTTATTTACCGGGGACTTTTACCGAGTTTGTCGATACCGTTGTCCCAGAATTACAACGCCGGGGATTATTCCGCACAGAATATAGCGGCGCGACTTTGAAAGACCATTTGCGATCGCCATCTGTCCGACCATTAGCCAAGGTATGA
- a CDS encoding putative acyl-CoA dehydrogenase, whose translation MIKSPEKVLDTTIEFSAPVTPKSPELQQLFDFIAAGASERDRDRILPFDIIDLIRSSRLGALRIPVAEGGAGISVRELLEVVIRLGDADPNVAHIVRNHFSVTERILRSQRSDRNRRWLKAVVDGAIIGLAATELEAKRSGGGQVVNTKLTPDGNGYRLNGKKYYSTGSIYADLIFVRVLAADETNAFILIPLNREGIELVDDWDGFGQRLTGTGTTTFTNVRVEADEVILETDTDRDNLPYNIVPQIFLTAVNAGIIRSVLRDAINLIHKRPRTFYHAVAEQAADDPLLQQTVGQISANAFAAEAIVLAAADALDRLAIAKTQGEEAETAAALAASLSASKAKLIVDDLALRSATLLFEVGGASTTKKSSNLDRHWRNARTLASHNPSHFKARAIGDYEINNKPLPTRGFF comes from the coding sequence ATGATTAAGAGTCCAGAAAAAGTTTTAGATACCACCATTGAGTTTTCGGCTCCTGTAACTCCAAAATCGCCGGAACTTCAGCAGCTTTTTGATTTTATTGCGGCTGGGGCTTCGGAGCGCGATCGCGATCGCATTCTTCCTTTTGATATCATCGACCTTATCCGCAGTTCTCGGTTAGGTGCATTACGCATCCCCGTTGCTGAAGGTGGCGCTGGTATTTCAGTGCGGGAGCTATTAGAGGTTGTGATTCGCCTGGGTGATGCCGATCCTAACGTCGCTCATATTGTGCGAAATCACTTCTCCGTCACAGAAAGAATATTGCGTTCTCAGCGCAGCGACAGGAATCGTCGATGGCTCAAAGCTGTCGTTGATGGTGCAATTATTGGACTGGCGGCGACAGAACTAGAAGCCAAACGCTCTGGTGGCGGTCAAGTCGTGAATACAAAATTAACACCCGATGGCAATGGCTATCGTCTGAATGGTAAGAAGTATTACAGCACTGGCAGTATTTATGCAGATTTAATTTTCGTGCGGGTGTTAGCAGCAGATGAGACTAATGCCTTCATCCTCATTCCGCTCAACCGTGAAGGAATAGAGCTTGTAGATGACTGGGACGGTTTCGGACAAAGGCTAACAGGTACAGGCACAACTACCTTCACCAATGTTCGTGTCGAAGCTGATGAAGTCATCTTAGAGACAGATACAGATAGAGACAACTTACCCTACAACATCGTCCCGCAAATATTCCTGACAGCAGTGAACGCAGGGATTATTCGCAGCGTATTGCGCGATGCCATCAATCTCATCCACAAACGCCCCAGAACCTTCTACCATGCTGTAGCCGAGCAAGCAGCAGATGACCCACTCTTACAGCAAACCGTCGGTCAAATCTCCGCCAACGCCTTTGCCGCCGAAGCGATCGTCCTAGCCGCCGCCGATGCTCTAGATCGCCTTGCGATCGCCAAAACCCAGGGTGAAGAAGCAGAAACAGCAGCAGCACTAGCAGCTTCTTTGAGTGCCTCCAAAGCCAAATTAATTGTCGATGACTTAGCACTACGTTCAGCCACTCTATTATTTGAAGTTGGTGGAGCTTCCACAACCAAAAAAAGCTCAAATTTAGATCGTCATTGGCGCAATGCTCGCACCTTAGCATCCCACAACCCCAGTCATTTTAAAGCCCGCGCCATTGGCGACTACGAAATCAACAACAAACCACTACCAACCAGAGGATTCTTCTAA